Within the Myxococcus virescens genome, the region ATGAAGCCGCAGGTGCTGGAGCTGTCCACTTCGGAGTAGGTGGCAGGCAAGCACAACGTGCTACTGACGGGGCCAGCGGGCGTGGGAAAGAGCTTCCTCGCGCCCGCGCTGGGGATGAGCTCCCTGAGGGGGGGCGGCTCGCTGTTCCGCCTCACTGTT harbors:
- a CDS encoding ATP-binding protein; this translates as MAGKHNVLLTGPAGVGKSFLAPALGMSSLRGGGSLFRLTVPVGLEGVTLGGNSTAQRARMNWKRMNRLIVR